From a single Bryobacter aggregatus MPL3 genomic region:
- the rplV gene encoding 50S ribosomal protein L22 encodes MIAKAEARYVRTSPQKCRLVIDLIRGLKAGEAINVLKMTNKRMAPVVEKLLRSAIANAENKQNDIDVDNLFVSECFVNEGPRMKRIRPAPMGRAYRYQKRIAHIVVKVSDGSPVEVEAGA; translated from the coding sequence ATGATTGCAAAAGCAGAAGCTCGATACGTACGCACCAGCCCGCAGAAGTGCCGTCTTGTCATTGACTTGATTCGTGGCCTGAAGGCTGGCGAGGCGATCAATGTTCTCAAGATGACGAACAAGCGGATGGCTCCGGTAGTGGAGAAGCTGCTCCGCAGCGCCATCGCCAACGCCGAAAACAAGCAGAACGACATCGACGTGGACAACCTCTTTGTGAGCGAGTGTTTCGTGAACGAAGGCCCGCGCATGAAGCGCATCCGTCCCGCCCCGATGGGTCGCGCGTATCGCTACCAGAAAAGAATTGCCCACATTGTGGTGAAGGTCTCAGACGGCTCCCCGGTTGAAGTGGAAGCTGGAGCATAA
- the rpsS gene encoding 30S ribosomal protein S19, producing MGRSLKKGPFADGHLVDKLVAMNERNEKKVIKTWSRRSTIMPLFIGHTLAVHQGKKFIPVYVTENMVGHKLGEFAPTRTFKGHVAKSNEKGR from the coding sequence ATGGGCCGTTCCCTCAAAAAAGGACCGTTTGCTGACGGTCATCTGGTCGACAAGCTGGTGGCCATGAACGAACGCAACGAGAAGAAGGTCATCAAGACCTGGTCTCGCCGCTCGACGATCATGCCGCTCTTTATCGGTCACACGCTAGCCGTCCACCAGGGCAAGAAGTTCATCCCTGTGTACGTGACGGAAAACATGGTTGGTCACAAGCTCGGTGAGTTTGCGCCTACGCGCACCTTCAAGGGCCATGTGGCAAAGAGCAACGAGAAGGGCAGATAG